A single region of the Jatrophihabitans sp. GAS493 genome encodes:
- a CDS encoding NADPH-dependent FMN reductase yields MRACVVVGNPKLGSRTAAAGTTVAAAVLESLESLDVDVDVGLGVSVIELAELGSSLFSWGDPGIAAAKSTVLGSDLIVFASPVYKASYTGLLKAFLDQFGRDELAARAVVPLMVGASPAHSLAVETQLRPVLVEIGASCPTRGLYLLESQIEDLAPIIDDWLALWGGALRAVVSAAS; encoded by the coding sequence GTGCGGGCCTGCGTCGTAGTCGGCAATCCGAAGCTGGGGTCGCGGACGGCCGCCGCGGGTACAACCGTCGCCGCCGCGGTCCTGGAGTCGCTGGAGTCGCTTGACGTCGACGTAGATGTCGGCCTCGGGGTCTCGGTCATCGAGCTCGCCGAGCTGGGATCGTCCCTGTTTTCGTGGGGTGATCCCGGCATCGCCGCGGCCAAGTCGACGGTGCTCGGCAGCGATCTGATCGTCTTCGCCTCGCCGGTCTACAAGGCGTCCTACACCGGGTTGCTGAAGGCCTTCCTCGATCAATTCGGTCGCGACGAACTCGCCGCGCGGGCTGTGGTCCCGCTGATGGTCGGGGCGTCGCCCGCTCATTCACTGGCCGTCGAGACCCAGCTACGACCGGTGCTGGTGGAGATCGGGGCCAGCTGCCCGACCCGGGGCCTGTACCTGCTGGAGTCGCAGATCGAGGATCTCGCCCCGATCATCGACGATTGGCTCGCGCTCTGGGGCGGCGCGCTCAGGGCGGTAGTCTCCGCCGCGAGCTGA
- a CDS encoding alpha-ketoglutarate-dependent dioxygenase AlkB, with product MTAAAECFQSSLFGGEEEVSVRALGRAVERDQLGNGAWLDIRRSWLGGADLLFERLRRDVEWHEERRVMYERVVDVPRLLAFFGEDDALPDESLNLAKCVLDEHYIAELGEPFRTAGLCLYRDGRDSVAWHGDRIGRGNTEDTMVAILSLGAPRALMLRPCGGGASRRYEVGHGDLVVMGGSCQRTWEHAVPKTTRPIGPRISVQFRPRGVL from the coding sequence ATGACGGCAGCGGCTGAGTGCTTTCAGAGCTCCCTCTTCGGCGGCGAGGAGGAGGTCAGTGTGCGGGCGCTGGGTCGGGCCGTCGAGCGCGACCAGCTCGGCAATGGCGCCTGGCTTGATATTCGGCGCTCCTGGCTGGGTGGGGCCGACCTGCTCTTCGAACGGCTCCGGCGCGACGTGGAGTGGCACGAGGAGCGTCGGGTCATGTACGAGCGGGTCGTGGATGTGCCGCGACTGCTGGCCTTCTTCGGCGAGGATGACGCATTGCCGGACGAGTCGCTGAACCTGGCGAAGTGCGTTCTCGACGAGCACTACATCGCCGAACTGGGGGAGCCGTTCCGCACTGCCGGCCTCTGCCTCTACCGGGACGGGCGGGACAGCGTGGCCTGGCACGGCGACCGGATCGGCCGGGGCAACACCGAGGACACCATGGTGGCGATCCTGTCGCTCGGCGCGCCCCGGGCGCTCATGCTGCGTCCCTGCGGGGGTGGGGCGTCGCGTCGCTACGAGGTCGGGCACGGCGATCTGGTGGTGATGGGCGGCAGTTGCCAGCGCACCTGGGAGCATGCCGTCCCGAAGACGACCCGCCCCATCGGTCCGCGGATCAGCGTGCAGTTCCGACCGCGGGGCGTGCTCTGA
- a CDS encoding S-layer family protein, with product MSRHRSSRRSSKRFTRLSFLLTAVVALLLPLFAGTTPAGADSPVQVTVADTGVLKPTTGTTTVAFTIRLTHPSTNTVTVNWATADGTAIAGRDYTARTGVASFSPGVVSSVVTVTITGNAIASGNRYFNFQLTSASYGTIIRGTAYGTIIDDTPAPFVSVADTAANNATGAAGSITFTVTLSQASTNIVTVRYRTANGNARAGLEYTAQNGTLSFSPGTTSQVVSVALLGHVPPEQSWYLSLGLSSPTNATVLDGTGYGYITNPDRVAQAVVDNVGVSKPASGTSVVSVPVRLITASTVAATFDYYTSDGSAVAGTDYVGTRGTITFAAGVTSATIPVTINGNATTSTPKYFSVNINNPSAGAAVLANAYVTIVSPGASTPQIAVRAAGIIKPTSGTATMSFTITAQPAPTTALTMSYATSNSSAIAGTDYTATSGTATIAAGATSTTVTVPVLGNQIPTGDPFFYLNISNNSAGTLTNSYNKGVIEAAAASQQSPWLSVNTSSAILPSTGSATMNYTVTLSPASGSTATVQYATFNNSAVAGTDYTAQAGTLTFAPGETSKVISVPLIASKLPGADKSFGLTISSPTNSRIDTASAYGTIRNQNYPPVLAIGDASAYRSALGTATMTFPITLSAPSVNPVVVTYSTSNGSAVAGTDYTAASGTLTIPAGATTASVKVSIPKLAVYSAQLYFYLNISSATNALLSNNYGYGYIISNTVVPVVSVTDTAVVASAAATNAVFTIGLGAPNSNAVTVKYATSNGSAVSGTDYTATSGIATFAAGVTSLTVSVPVAANTVSVGSSYFYLSLNTPTNAYVGRATSTATILYQAVTPQLSVGDSTVTRQATGTKNATYTVTLSPASTTTVTVNYSTSNGSAVAGTDFTATSGTLTFAPGTTSQTVTVPITANASSTADRYYYFSLGSAVNASILRATGYGEIVDTVAPTSGLSYATVSDATVIAPVSGTTTATFTVSLLPAATSTVTMSYATADSSALAEHDYTPVRGTLTFTPGQTSKTVTVPVLAQQYASAPQSFTLGVSQTSGPVTLQRSYGYGVILDPQPGGVITSGADKSVVRGTSGSTTMTFKVSLIPAQLVPVTVDYRTVDESAIAGKDYAPITGSLTFAPGQTSATVSTTVKGDHTASATKYFGLLLENPSPVGVAPYSSYAYGYLDPIDTFSITGTVRDQAGAAVSGATVTRTGNNQPTVAVTTAADGTYSIPNAVSGSYTLTPSGLGRTYLPASVPVTVAGKSIGSQSIIGYTGVIIGGKISSAGAALAGATITRAGGGLPTVTVTSNSLGYYAVPATTAGAYTMTAALSGYAASAPASYTTNIAATAVTSDSFFLVKAPYITVKLVGPGGVEVTTATVTASGPITSTATTNVHGNYAFSALSAGTYTVTPTLSGKTFTPASAPATITATTGAQLTFTEN from the coding sequence ATGTCGCGCCACCGTTCGTCCCGCCGCTCGTCGAAGAGATTCACGCGCCTCTCGTTCCTGCTCACCGCCGTTGTCGCGTTGCTACTGCCCCTCTTCGCCGGGACGACGCCGGCCGGCGCCGACTCGCCGGTGCAGGTGACGGTCGCCGACACCGGCGTGCTGAAGCCCACGACGGGTACCACCACGGTCGCGTTCACCATCCGGCTGACTCACCCCTCCACCAACACCGTCACGGTGAACTGGGCGACCGCTGACGGCACCGCCATCGCCGGACGGGACTACACCGCCCGGACCGGGGTCGCGAGCTTCTCGCCGGGCGTCGTCAGTTCCGTCGTGACGGTGACCATCACCGGCAACGCGATCGCCAGCGGCAATCGCTACTTCAATTTCCAGCTGACCAGCGCCTCCTACGGCACGATCATCCGCGGCACCGCCTACGGCACGATCATCGACGACACCCCCGCCCCGTTCGTCAGCGTGGCCGACACGGCGGCCAACAACGCGACCGGCGCGGCGGGCTCGATCACGTTCACCGTCACTCTGAGCCAGGCCAGCACCAATATCGTGACCGTCCGCTACCGCACCGCGAACGGAAACGCGCGGGCCGGGCTCGAGTACACCGCGCAGAACGGGACGCTCTCCTTCAGCCCCGGCACCACGAGCCAGGTGGTCAGCGTGGCGCTGCTCGGGCACGTGCCGCCGGAGCAGTCCTGGTACTTGAGTCTCGGGCTCAGCTCGCCGACCAACGCCACCGTGCTGGACGGGACGGGCTACGGCTACATCACCAACCCGGACCGGGTCGCCCAGGCGGTCGTCGACAACGTCGGCGTCAGCAAGCCGGCCTCGGGTACCTCGGTCGTCTCGGTGCCGGTGCGCCTCATCACCGCCTCCACGGTGGCTGCGACCTTCGACTACTACACCTCCGACGGCAGCGCCGTCGCCGGGACGGACTACGTCGGCACCCGTGGCACCATCACCTTCGCCGCCGGGGTCACCAGCGCCACTATCCCGGTGACGATCAACGGCAACGCGACGACGAGCACTCCGAAGTACTTCTCGGTGAACATCAACAACCCGTCAGCCGGGGCGGCGGTACTGGCCAACGCCTACGTGACGATCGTGAGCCCCGGTGCGTCGACGCCGCAGATCGCGGTGCGTGCGGCCGGCATCATCAAGCCGACCAGCGGGACCGCGACGATGAGCTTCACCATCACCGCGCAGCCTGCCCCCACGACCGCCCTCACCATGTCCTACGCGACCTCGAACAGCTCGGCGATCGCCGGCACCGACTACACGGCGACCTCGGGAACGGCGACCATCGCCGCCGGTGCGACCTCGACCACCGTCACCGTCCCGGTGCTTGGCAACCAGATCCCGACCGGTGACCCGTTCTTCTACCTGAACATCAGCAACAACTCAGCGGGGACGCTGACCAACAGCTACAACAAGGGCGTCATCGAGGCGGCCGCCGCCAGCCAGCAGTCGCCGTGGTTGTCGGTCAACACCTCCAGTGCGATTCTCCCGTCCACTGGCAGCGCCACGATGAACTACACGGTCACGCTGTCGCCGGCCAGTGGCAGCACGGCCACCGTCCAGTACGCGACCTTCAACAACTCCGCGGTCGCCGGCACCGACTACACCGCCCAGGCCGGCACGCTGACCTTCGCCCCGGGGGAGACCTCGAAGGTGATCAGCGTTCCGCTCATCGCCAGCAAGTTGCCAGGCGCGGACAAGTCATTCGGGCTCACCATCTCGTCGCCGACCAACAGCCGGATCGACACCGCCTCGGCCTACGGCACCATTCGCAACCAGAACTACCCGCCGGTGCTGGCCATCGGTGACGCGTCGGCCTACCGCTCAGCCCTCGGTACGGCGACGATGACCTTCCCGATCACCCTCTCGGCTCCGTCGGTGAATCCGGTTGTCGTCACCTACTCGACCTCCAACGGTTCGGCCGTCGCCGGCACCGACTACACCGCGGCCAGCGGCACCCTGACCATCCCCGCCGGGGCCACGACGGCGAGCGTGAAGGTGTCGATCCCGAAGTTGGCCGTCTACTCCGCGCAGCTCTACTTCTACTTGAACATCTCCTCAGCCACCAATGCGCTGCTGTCGAACAACTACGGTTACGGCTACATCATCAGTAACACGGTGGTGCCCGTGGTCTCGGTGACTGACACCGCGGTGGTCGCCTCGGCGGCCGCGACCAACGCCGTCTTCACCATCGGTCTGGGGGCCCCGAACAGCAACGCCGTGACGGTGAAGTACGCGACCTCGAACGGCAGCGCGGTCAGCGGCACCGACTACACCGCGACCAGCGGCATCGCCACCTTCGCAGCCGGCGTCACCAGTCTCACCGTCTCGGTGCCGGTCGCGGCGAATACCGTCTCGGTCGGGTCGTCGTATTTCTACCTCTCACTGAACACGCCGACAAATGCCTACGTCGGCCGCGCTACATCCACCGCCACGATCCTCTACCAGGCGGTCACGCCGCAGCTCTCGGTCGGCGACTCGACGGTGACCCGGCAGGCGACCGGCACCAAGAACGCGACGTACACCGTGACCCTCTCGCCGGCCAGTACGACCACCGTGACGGTCAACTACTCGACGAGCAACGGCAGCGCGGTCGCCGGCACCGACTTCACTGCGACCTCCGGAACGCTCACCTTCGCCCCCGGCACGACCAGCCAGACGGTCACCGTGCCGATCACGGCGAATGCGTCCAGCACGGCCGATCGCTACTACTACTTCAGCCTGGGATCCGCGGTGAACGCCAGCATTCTGCGCGCAACCGGCTACGGCGAGATCGTCGACACGGTGGCTCCGACCAGCGGCCTCTCCTACGCGACGGTGAGCGACGCGACGGTGATCGCGCCGGTGAGTGGCACGACGACGGCCACCTTCACCGTCTCGCTGCTGCCGGCCGCCACCAGCACCGTGACCATGTCCTACGCCACCGCGGACTCGAGTGCGCTCGCCGAGCACGACTACACACCGGTACGGGGAACGCTCACCTTCACCCCCGGCCAGACGAGTAAGACGGTGACCGTGCCGGTGTTGGCGCAGCAGTACGCGTCGGCCCCGCAGAGTTTCACGCTCGGGGTCTCGCAGACCAGCGGCCCGGTTACCCTGCAACGCTCCTACGGCTACGGGGTGATCCTCGACCCGCAGCCGGGTGGTGTCATCACCTCGGGTGCCGACAAGTCAGTGGTCCGCGGCACCTCGGGCTCGACCACCATGACGTTCAAGGTCTCCCTGATCCCGGCGCAGCTGGTGCCGGTCACCGTGGACTACCGCACGGTCGACGAGTCGGCGATCGCCGGGAAGGACTACGCGCCGATTACCGGCTCGCTCACCTTCGCCCCGGGCCAGACCAGCGCGACGGTCTCGACGACGGTCAAGGGTGATCACACGGCCAGCGCGACCAAGTACTTCGGGCTGCTGCTGGAGAATCCGTCACCGGTCGGCGTCGCGCCGTACAGCAGTTACGCCTACGGCTACCTGGATCCGATCGACACCTTCTCCATCACCGGCACCGTGCGCGACCAGGCCGGCGCGGCCGTCTCCGGAGCCACGGTCACCCGCACCGGCAACAACCAGCCCACGGTCGCGGTGACGACGGCGGCCGATGGGACGTACTCGATACCGAACGCGGTCTCGGGTTCGTACACGCTGACCCCTTCCGGTCTCGGACGTACCTATCTACCGGCTTCGGTGCCGGTGACGGTGGCCGGCAAGTCGATCGGCAGCCAGTCGATCATCGGCTACACGGGCGTGATCATCGGCGGCAAGATCAGCTCCGCCGGGGCGGCCCTGGCCGGGGCGACCATCACCCGGGCCGGCGGTGGGCTGCCGACGGTCACGGTGACGAGCAACTCGCTCGGTTACTACGCCGTCCCGGCCACCACCGCGGGTGCGTACACCATGACGGCGGCGCTGAGCGGATATGCGGCCTCGGCGCCGGCGTCGTACACGACGAACATCGCCGCGACCGCCGTCACCTCCGACAGTTTCTTCCTGGTTAAGGCGCCCTACATCACGGTCAAGCTGGTGGGGCCGGGGGGCGTGGAGGTGACGACGGCGACGGTCACCGCGAGCGGACCGATCACATCGACGGCTACCACGAATGTGCATGGAAACTATGCCTTCTCGGCGCTCTCGGCCGGCACCTACACGGTCACTCCGACGCTGTCGGGGAAGACCTTCACGCCGGCCAGCGCGCCGGCGACCATCACCGCGACGACCGGAGCGCAACTCACCTTCACCGAGAACTGA
- a CDS encoding isopenicillin N synthase family oxygenase, with protein sequence MSTLSNFQAIPVVDVSGLYGSTEEQLAVAAELSTVAREVGFLYVTGSGVSQELFDDLLAVTKEFFALPLEEKMRTYIGNSSNHRGYVPTGEEGGYDEATSEAEQKPADLKEAFDLSLDLPVDDPDYLAGNPMVGPNQWPELPEMAETVNRYYNAVLAFGKVLLRGFALALGEAPETFDAMVTKAPSQLRLIHYPFDPSAVDSQGIGAHTDFEVFTLLKPTKPGLEVLNGAGEWIDAPPMDGAFIVNIADMLEIWTNGAFISTTHRVRKVAEERYSFPLFFNVDYDTLVAPLERFQRADGTNKLPLKAGEHLYAQTVQVFAYLRKRLAAGEISMPDVWLETGSFGREADLNRGATGAADPTLVSAAATNG encoded by the coding sequence ATGAGCACACTCAGTAACTTCCAGGCGATACCGGTGGTCGACGTCTCCGGCCTCTACGGAAGCACCGAAGAGCAACTGGCGGTCGCCGCCGAGCTGAGCACGGTGGCCCGCGAGGTCGGCTTCCTCTATGTCACCGGCAGTGGCGTCAGTCAGGAGCTCTTCGACGACCTGCTCGCGGTGACGAAGGAGTTCTTCGCCCTCCCACTGGAGGAGAAGATGAGGACCTATATCGGCAACTCCTCCAACCACCGCGGCTACGTGCCGACCGGCGAGGAGGGTGGCTACGACGAGGCCACGAGTGAGGCCGAGCAGAAACCGGCCGACCTCAAAGAGGCTTTCGACCTCAGCCTCGACCTGCCGGTCGACGACCCGGACTACCTGGCCGGCAACCCGATGGTCGGTCCGAACCAGTGGCCGGAACTGCCTGAGATGGCCGAGACGGTCAACCGCTACTACAACGCCGTGCTGGCCTTCGGCAAGGTACTGCTGCGCGGCTTCGCCCTCGCCCTGGGCGAGGCGCCGGAGACCTTCGACGCCATGGTCACCAAGGCGCCCAGCCAACTACGCCTCATCCACTACCCCTTTGACCCGTCCGCGGTCGACTCCCAGGGCATCGGCGCGCACACCGACTTCGAGGTCTTCACCCTCCTGAAGCCGACCAAGCCCGGCCTGGAGGTCCTCAACGGAGCCGGTGAGTGGATCGACGCGCCACCGATGGACGGCGCCTTCATAGTCAACATCGCCGACATGCTCGAGATCTGGACCAACGGCGCCTTCATCTCCACCACCCACCGGGTGCGCAAAGTCGCCGAAGAACGTTACTCATTCCCGCTCTTCTTCAACGTCGACTACGACACGCTGGTCGCCCCGCTGGAGCGCTTCCAGCGGGCCGACGGCACCAACAAGCTGCCGCTGAAAGCGGGCGAACACCTCTATGCCCAGACGGTGCAGGTCTTCGCCTACCTGCGCAAGCGCCTGGCCGCCGGGGAGATCTCGATGCCCGACGTGTGGCTTGAGACCGGCTCCTTCGGGCGCGAGGCCGACCTCAACCGGGGGGCCACCGGCGCCGCCGACCCAACCCTGGTCAGCGCCGCCGCGACGAACGGATGA
- a CDS encoding NtaA/DmoA family FMN-dependent monooxygenase (This protein belongs to a clade of FMN-dependent monooxygenases, within a broader family of flavin-dependent oxidoreductases, the luciferase-like monooxygenase (LMM) family, some of whose members use coenzyme F420 rather than FMN.), whose protein sequence is MAEKSQADKFHLAWFLNFVTDDWNGTWGNGGQDMSGDFYVEMAKDLERACFDYVIIEDKLMVSTAWGGTMEADLKHGVNPKHDPVPLAVLMAAGTSRLGVVPTMSTSFYPPFLLARLAATIDHIARGRFGWNIVTSAEDRSAQNFGMEKLYEHDERYAMANEYLELVTALWDSWEPDAIVRDRDTGTFADHNKVHTIDFEGKYYKSRGPLNTVRSPQGHPVLCQAGASAPGRAFASRFADTIVATANTPERMKAFRDDIRARLVEQGRKPDDCKVLFLIAPIVADTVEEAQAKKLRWMSDPMFIELVLTTMASITEIDFSVFDLDQPLPPVTTNGERGFLEAFAKRAEGKTLRQAVIDDGMGGANDFVGTPETVADKMAEFMAEVGGDGFLITSPEKKLNRRYVTEITDGLVPELQRRGLVRTSYTHEQFRENLLEF, encoded by the coding sequence GTGGCTGAGAAATCGCAGGCTGACAAGTTTCATCTGGCCTGGTTCCTGAACTTCGTCACCGACGACTGGAACGGAACCTGGGGCAACGGCGGGCAGGACATGTCCGGCGACTTCTATGTGGAGATGGCGAAGGATCTGGAGCGGGCCTGCTTCGACTACGTCATCATCGAGGACAAGCTGATGGTCTCGACGGCCTGGGGCGGCACGATGGAGGCCGACCTCAAGCACGGCGTGAATCCGAAGCACGACCCGGTGCCGCTGGCCGTGCTGATGGCCGCCGGCACATCCCGTCTGGGTGTGGTGCCGACGATGTCGACGTCCTTCTACCCGCCATTCCTGCTGGCCCGGCTCGCCGCCACCATCGACCACATCGCCCGTGGCCGCTTCGGCTGGAACATCGTCACCTCGGCTGAGGACCGTTCGGCCCAGAACTTCGGTATGGAGAAGCTCTACGAGCACGACGAGCGATACGCAATGGCCAATGAATACCTGGAACTCGTCACCGCCCTCTGGGACTCATGGGAGCCGGACGCCATTGTCCGCGACCGGGATACCGGCACCTTCGCCGACCACAACAAGGTGCACACCATCGACTTCGAAGGCAAGTACTACAAGTCGCGGGGTCCGCTGAACACCGTCCGCTCGCCGCAGGGGCATCCAGTGCTCTGCCAGGCCGGCGCCTCCGCGCCCGGACGGGCCTTCGCCTCGCGCTTCGCCGACACCATCGTCGCGACGGCCAACACGCCGGAGCGGATGAAGGCGTTCCGCGACGACATCCGCGCCCGACTGGTCGAGCAGGGACGAAAGCCCGATGACTGCAAGGTGCTCTTCCTCATCGCGCCGATCGTGGCCGACACCGTCGAGGAGGCGCAGGCCAAGAAGCTGCGCTGGATGTCCGACCCGATGTTCATCGAGTTGGTGCTGACCACGATGGCCTCGATCACCGAGATCGACTTCTCCGTCTTCGATCTGGATCAGCCGCTGCCCCCGGTGACCACCAATGGCGAGCGGGGTTTCCTGGAGGCGTTCGCCAAACGGGCCGAGGGGAAGACGCTGCGGCAGGCCGTTATCGACGACGGTATGGGTGGGGCCAACGACTTCGTCGGCACGCCGGAGACCGTCGCCGACAAGATGGCCGAGTTCATGGCCGAGGTGGGCGGGGACGGGTTTCTCATCACCAGCCCGGAGAAGAAGCTGAATCGCCGCTACGTCACCGAGATAACCGATGGCCTGGTCCCGGAGTTGCAGCGGCGCGGGCTGGTGCGAACGTCCTACACCCATGAGCAGTTCCGTGAGAATCTGTTGGAGTTCTGA
- a CDS encoding S53 family peptidase, which translates to MASGFGPGPTKPTKTTAAAGSTSSDPPATTATSGSTETSPSAVTAAPKASPALSSAPQPAAAHPTPAPAPAHNSATGALTAPARPVADVPTTPNCAIASSPGQARCLSVRVDGTQPAASAQPASAPGGLSPADLASAYNLNSTSGTGQTVALIDAYDAPYVESDLAVYRAQYGLPACTTANGCFKKVNQTGVATPLPAADSGWAQETTLDVQMVSAVCPNCKILLVEANDSYISSLGAGVKTAVRLGAKYVSNSYGGPDSGSDSYYDTNFYKQAGVVITASTGDDGYETNYPASSAYVTAVGGTTLTTANSARGWGESAWSGAGSGCTLYEAKPTFQSGIATGCTGRAVADVSAVANPATGVAVYYGGWGVFGGTSVASPIVAAVYALAGPPAASDYANAYPYAHSTNFYDVTSGNNGSCGGSQLCTATTGWDGPTGLGSPNGSAGFSSSVVPTPTPVPTPTPVPTPTPVPLSASVTVSGTPVAGLPSDVSVAVTLPSGDTVTSIRWTADNAGCQFSSPTVASTTLTCNAGSADPVITAQVNDRNGSSVTASATVAFDQPSIPRDVDVTLSAAGQTGADQSICLSAPTALRATVTDHLTGTPVRGVAMSFSQQIGLDAATDISSVLLTGADGVAATSSTSAVSVIYAADVQATGAFAAGSTSVNATAVLCAPTLTSSVSRVVVNPGVAVTVSGVVTRAGANGSVPLPVASVQIIATVAGHATVLATAISSATGAFSVNVTPKASGTLSAALPATASWTAAHSAATAVTVNPILTRMTAGISSHNVGYGTVVTFSGYLQRSLGGVLTALPASRVNIYGTPPHAAARVVATTIVHGTGAWSVSLTGTASMSLTARYAGVTAQPAAAVSLGSLIVGNWSTAAKLKAQHTQVAAGVRSLYTGSVTKRYGSVVRPAAGVSVAIYGRNSKGQNVYLTTVVTAANGTFAAKVALRQQATLTAVVRAKAGILASTSPRVSITIKR; encoded by the coding sequence GTGGCTAGCGGTTTTGGCCCCGGGCCTACGAAACCGACGAAGACCACGGCGGCTGCCGGATCGACGAGCTCCGATCCACCCGCGACAACCGCAACGTCGGGCTCGACCGAGACCTCGCCGTCCGCCGTAACGGCAGCGCCGAAAGCCAGCCCCGCTCTCAGTTCGGCGCCGCAGCCGGCGGCCGCTCACCCCACCCCGGCGCCTGCACCCGCTCACAACTCGGCGACGGGCGCCCTGACCGCGCCGGCTCGGCCGGTCGCCGACGTCCCGACGACGCCGAACTGTGCCATCGCCTCATCTCCGGGGCAGGCCCGCTGCCTGAGCGTGCGGGTCGACGGCACCCAACCGGCTGCGAGTGCGCAGCCGGCCAGTGCCCCGGGCGGCCTGAGCCCGGCCGATCTCGCGTCGGCCTACAACCTGAACTCGACCAGCGGAACCGGCCAGACGGTAGCGCTCATCGACGCCTACGACGCTCCCTATGTCGAGTCCGACCTTGCGGTCTACCGCGCGCAGTACGGCCTGCCGGCCTGCACGACGGCCAATGGCTGCTTCAAGAAGGTGAACCAGACTGGTGTCGCCACTCCGCTGCCGGCCGCCGACAGCGGTTGGGCCCAGGAGACGACCCTCGACGTGCAGATGGTCTCGGCGGTCTGCCCGAACTGCAAGATTCTCCTGGTCGAGGCCAATGATTCCTACATCAGCAGCCTGGGTGCGGGAGTGAAGACCGCCGTCCGGTTGGGGGCGAAGTACGTCTCGAACAGCTACGGCGGTCCGGACTCCGGCTCCGATTCCTACTACGACACCAACTTCTACAAGCAGGCGGGTGTCGTGATCACCGCCAGCACCGGTGACGACGGCTACGAGACGAATTATCCGGCCAGTTCTGCCTATGTCACCGCAGTCGGCGGCACCACCCTGACCACGGCGAACTCCGCTCGGGGCTGGGGCGAGTCGGCCTGGTCGGGGGCCGGCAGCGGCTGCACCCTCTACGAGGCCAAGCCCACGTTCCAGTCCGGCATCGCCACCGGCTGCACCGGACGGGCCGTCGCCGATGTCTCGGCCGTCGCGAACCCGGCAACCGGAGTCGCCGTGTATTACGGGGGATGGGGGGTCTTCGGAGGGACCAGCGTCGCGTCCCCGATCGTTGCCGCGGTCTACGCGCTGGCCGGTCCCCCCGCCGCCTCGGACTACGCCAATGCCTACCCATACGCCCACAGCACCAACTTCTACGACGTCACGTCGGGCAACAACGGCAGCTGCGGCGGCTCGCAGCTCTGCACCGCGACCACCGGCTGGGACGGGCCGACCGGGCTCGGTTCACCCAATGGCAGCGCCGGTTTCAGCAGCAGTGTCGTGCCGACGCCGACCCCGGTTCCAACGCCAACCCCGGTTCCAACGCCGACCCCGGTGCCGCTGAGCGCCTCGGTCACGGTGAGCGGGACGCCGGTCGCCGGACTGCCGAGTGATGTTTCGGTCGCCGTCACCCTGCCGTCCGGGGACACAGTCACCTCGATTCGCTGGACCGCCGACAATGCCGGCTGCCAGTTCAGCTCGCCGACCGTGGCCAGCACGACGCTCACCTGCAACGCGGGATCGGCCGACCCGGTGATCACGGCTCAGGTCAACGACCGCAACGGGTCGAGCGTGACCGCCTCCGCCACGGTGGCCTTCGACCAGCCCTCGATACCGCGAGACGTCGACGTCACGCTCTCCGCGGCCGGGCAGACTGGTGCCGACCAGTCGATCTGCCTCTCCGCCCCGACCGCCCTGCGGGCCACCGTGACCGACCACCTGACCGGCACACCGGTGCGCGGGGTGGCGATGAGCTTTAGCCAGCAGATCGGCCTGGACGCCGCGACCGACATCTCCTCGGTCCTGCTCACCGGGGCGGACGGTGTTGCCGCCACATCGTCGACCAGCGCCGTCTCGGTAATCTACGCGGCCGATGTGCAAGCAACCGGCGCCTTCGCCGCCGGCAGCACCAGCGTCAACGCCACCGCCGTGCTGTGCGCGCCCACATTGACGTCGAGTGTCAGCCGGGTGGTCGTCAATCCCGGCGTCGCGGTCACGGTGAGCGGGGTGGTCACCCGGGCCGGCGCCAACGGGAGTGTCCCGCTTCCCGTCGCCAGTGTGCAGATCATCGCGACGGTGGCCGGTCACGCGACGGTGCTGGCCACCGCGATCAGCTCGGCAACCGGCGCTTTCAGCGTGAACGTCACCCCGAAGGCCAGTGGGACGCTGTCGGCAGCGCTGCCGGCGACCGCTTCGTGGACGGCCGCCCATTCGGCGGCGACGGCGGTGACGGTGAACCCGATCCTGACCCGGATGACCGCCGGCATCAGTTCGCACAACGTCGGCTACGGCACGGTGGTCACCTTCTCCGGGTACCTACAGCGATCGCTCGGAGGCGTCCTGACTGCCCTTCCGGCCTCCCGAGTCAACATCTACGGAACGCCGCCCCACGCCGCGGCCCGGGTCGTGGCCACCACGATCGTCCACGGAACCGGGGCCTGGTCGGTGAGCCTGACCGGAACCGCGTCGATGAGCCTGACCGCGCGCTACGCCGGCGTGACGGCCCAACCGGCGGCGGCGGTGTCGCTGGGCTCGCTGATCGTCGGCAATTGGAGCACCGCGGCCAAACTGAAGGCTCAGCACACCCAGGTGGCCGCCGGCGTCCGCAGCCTCTACACCGGCTCGGTGACAAAGCGGTACGGCAGCGTGGTGCGGCCGGCCGCTGGGGTCTCGGTGGCCATCTACGGCCGCAATTCCAAGGGGCAGAACGTTTATCTGACGACGGTGGTGACCGCGGCCAACGGCACCTTCGCCGCGAAGGTGGCGCTGCGGCAGCAGGCCACCCTCACCGCGGTGGTGCGGGCCAAGGCCGGGATCCTGGCCTCCACCTCGCCCCGAGTCTCGATCACGATCAAGCGCTGA